The Ananas comosus cultivar F153 linkage group 22, ASM154086v1, whole genome shotgun sequence genome segment GAGAAGGTCCCTATTCCCATTGGAGTGAGAACCTGTTCGAAAGCGGCAATCTTAACAATTTGATATCAAAGCCATTTTAGGAGTGGGAGGTCCTAATTGAATCACTTTGAGCTTGTATCCTTTTCAAAACTGACTGAAATAGAGTTCATGGATGAGTCTTCTCCGTTTTATTTTAGTTTCtcttagttttaatttttgtctaagatcttttattttaattgtgaTGGTTTAGTCGTTTTTGATTGTTTGTGGTGTGCTGTCCTAACAATGCACATAAGTTTTGAGAAGTTCATCTTCTCTgcgaatttttttgatttatttgcaGGATTCTAATGGTTTCTAGGACTTTTGAGTTCAGACCAAATCTAATCCTTAATCGCCCAATTGGTTTTGGGTTTAATTCTTACCTATTTAGTCTTTTGATCTGGATTCGACTGATTGGGGTTCTATCTGTGGGGGCAGTTAATACTTGCAAGATTTTAAACCCTAGCCGGTCTGACATATAACCCGATTGCTAGCCACTTTACGTATGTTATTCCCAGTTGAACTCAAGTTGATCTAACATATAAACTGAGAACTTCCGCCGGTTTGGAATATTGATGATTGATATGTTTTTTCTATAGCTGGTTCTTGCCTCTTTGCGTTGTCCCTCTTTTGGGTAAACTCCTCTCCTCTGGCCTCAGATTAGCCcgttctcttctccttcttgcggTCCCTGGGTTGGACAACCCCTCTCTTCTCCTGCTTGCTCTGGATTGGGTTTTCTTCTCCTCTACGCTTTCTTCTTGCTTCTGTTTATCTGCTGATGTCCTTTGCTGGTGTCCTTTCAAATCTATAGGCTGAATTGATGGTGTTTTTTGGTTGGAATTGATCCTGGCTGAACCATAACTGGTTAAGACTTGGATTTTTATTATTGGACAATTTTATGAACATAAATGAAGTCCTGAGGACTCCAAGCTCACTGATAAGCTCTTTTGTTCctcgatttattttatttttttctcagcTTTTATCATTACTATGTCGGAACATTTAATTTGGTTGATTTTTGTCACTTTTTTTTGAGTTATATGTCCGACTGCATCAATATTTTGGTTTCAGAGCTTCAAAGCAACCTTATTTAATTTAGGCTGCGTAAGTTTGGTTGGTTCCTTTACTGTCCATGCTTGCTTGTGCACACAAGTACTTTCTAATTCATAAAGCCTTGTCAATGACTATaagcaaataattttttttttttaatttcaacaaAAAGTATGTAGACAGCTTGGTATTATTAGATTCTTGGTGAGATTTTCTTATCGCCCATATAgttatcttttaattatttcttatctGTGGTTTTCGTTTCTCTTAGCGTTACCAGTAAGTCACGGAGCAGGTGAATTTGGATAGGGCTTTCGACTTACATTTAGATTCGTGCAACCTAATACAGGTAATGACTTTCTTATGTATGTTATCCTAGTCTTCATTTCAATGAATATTTTCGAGCACTCCGTCTTATAAGGAGTCAATTATGATTTGCAGTATGATAGTTGTATCGATCAACTTATTGAAGATGAGAGGGTTGTGACAAAGGAGTTCTCGTCGCTAGATTCAGAGCTTATTAGAGAATCTTTGAAAGTAAGCACTTTGGGGAAGATGGTTTGATGAATATCTCCCTTGCTATTGAGATTCTGCCGTTTTGTGTTTGACAAATTCCAGGCCATAATTTACATGTTAAAGAAGATCAATGAAATCAACTCATACTTGCATTGCTTGGTAACTGTTGTGAATCAACGTCGTCAGGAGGTATTTATGTAGTAAAATGCTTTGTGCTTgtcccctttttcttttttaggtgAATTCTTTAATACGGAGCTGTAAAGTGCACTTTTGTTTCGTTCTATAGGGCAAGTCTGAGCTTGATGAATTACTGTCTCAGCTTAAAGAAAAGGGCTTTTTCGAGTTCTCTGATCTGCCCAGTGATAATGCTGCTCAAGAAAATAGGGTATTCTGCCTTGTGTTCTGTTGTATTCTCTATTTAGTTAGTGCAAGTGCTCATTGTTTAGATTTCCTATTAGCACCTGTTTGATTTTGATGAATACTTCAGCTACTGGTTTTAAGGCCTGTTTTCATTTATtcatttttaccttttctttcaGGAGGGCTCCAAATTACATCTTTTGATAGATAAAGCTAAGAATGCAGTTTT includes the following:
- the LOC109727525 gene encoding uncharacterized protein LOC109727525, which codes for MSFAGVNLDRAFDLHLDSCNLIQYDSCIDQLIEDERVVTKEFSSLDSELIRESLKAIIYMLKKINEINSYLHCLVTVVNQRRQEGKSELDELLSQLKEKGFFEFSDLPSDNAAQENREGSKLHLLIDKAKNAVFPSLPTHYVVQGLLDYSFVFSLNGEHHQLDGVEDCLGSVEGCCEYNAMLLREEFCLNRVYDATIYDTFGDALSVVLLTVRVRARCEDVVVSA